A stretch of the Synechocystis sp. PCC 7338 genome encodes the following:
- a CDS encoding endonuclease domain-containing protein, which yields MLGFKFRRHHPIGNFIVDFYCPQLKLIIEVDGSIHDNQQEYDQYRYEKLKEFGCYVLRFTNNQVIDDLASPLEKITQTTQTLFPPLLGV from the coding sequence ATTTTGGGCTTTAAGTTTCGTCGCCATCATCCTATTGGTAATTTCATTGTTGACTTTTATTGCCCGCAACTCAAATTAATAATAGAGGTTGATGGAAGCATTCATGATAACCAACAAGAATATGATCAATATCGATATGAAAAACTCAAAGAATTTGGTTGTTATGTTTTGCGATTTACCAACAATCAAGTCATTGATGATTTGGCCAGTCCTTTAGAAAAAATTACTCAGACAACACAAACTCTATTCCCCCCATTATTGGGGGTTTAG
- the bchN gene encoding ferredoxin:protochlorophyllide reductase (ATP-dependent) subunit N — protein sequence MTVAQQAPSALNFDCETGNYHTFCPISCVSWLYQKIEDSFFLVIGTKTCGYFLQNAMGVMIFAEPRYAMAELEEGDISAQLKDYEELKRLCLQIKRDRNPSVIVWIGTCTTEIIKMDLEGLAPQLEAEIGIPIVTARANGLDYAFTQGEDTVLASMAHKCPTSAQVQGEDKEERNAIQKLLTFGRKADAEKVESEYVDHQPLVLFGSLPDPVVTNLTLELKKQGVKVSGWLPAKRYTELPIIDEGYYVAGVNPFLSRTATTLMRRRKCKLIGAAFPIGPDGTRAWIEKICSVLGIEPQGLDEREAQIWEGLEDYIKLIRGKSVFFMGDNLLEVSLARFLIRCGMTCPEIGIPYMDKRYQAAELALLEKTCADMGVPLPNIVEKPDNYNQIQRIKALQPDLVITGMAHANPLEAQGINTKWSVEFTFAQIHGFTNARDILELATRPLRRNSQLGELGWDKLIAKDVPAQV from the coding sequence ATGACCGTTGCCCAGCAAGCCCCTTCCGCTTTGAATTTTGACTGTGAAACCGGCAATTACCACACCTTTTGTCCCATTAGTTGCGTGTCTTGGCTTTACCAAAAAATTGAAGATAGCTTTTTCCTTGTAATCGGTACTAAAACCTGTGGATATTTTCTACAAAATGCCATGGGGGTAATGATTTTCGCCGAACCCCGCTATGCCATGGCAGAGCTGGAAGAAGGGGATATTTCTGCCCAGTTAAAAGACTATGAAGAACTGAAGCGACTTTGTTTGCAAATTAAGCGAGATCGGAATCCCAGTGTGATTGTCTGGATTGGCACTTGCACCACCGAAATTATCAAAATGGATCTCGAAGGTTTAGCGCCCCAATTAGAAGCAGAAATTGGCATTCCCATCGTTACGGCCCGGGCCAATGGCTTGGATTACGCTTTCACCCAAGGGGAAGATACGGTGCTGGCTTCCATGGCTCATAAATGTCCCACTTCTGCCCAGGTGCAAGGGGAGGACAAGGAAGAACGCAATGCCATTCAAAAATTGTTAACCTTTGGTCGCAAAGCTGATGCGGAAAAAGTTGAATCGGAGTATGTGGATCATCAGCCGTTGGTTTTATTTGGTTCCTTGCCCGATCCAGTGGTGACAAACTTAACTTTAGAGTTGAAAAAGCAAGGAGTAAAAGTGTCCGGTTGGTTACCCGCCAAACGTTATACGGAATTGCCAATTATTGACGAAGGTTACTATGTGGCTGGAGTTAACCCTTTCCTCAGTCGTACCGCCACCACTTTGATGCGTCGCCGTAAATGTAAATTAATTGGTGCGGCATTTCCCATTGGCCCCGACGGCACCAGGGCTTGGATTGAAAAAATTTGCTCTGTCCTAGGCATTGAGCCCCAAGGGTTAGACGAACGGGAAGCTCAGATCTGGGAAGGTTTGGAGGATTACATTAAGTTAATTCGGGGTAAATCAGTATTCTTTATGGGGGACAATCTGTTGGAAGTTTCCCTGGCTCGTTTCTTGATTCGTTGTGGCATGACTTGCCCCGAAATTGGCATTCCCTATATGGATAAACGTTACCAAGCGGCGGAATTAGCTCTACTGGAAAAAACCTGTGCTGACATGGGGGTTCCCTTGCCAAATATTGTGGAAAAACCGGATAACTACAATCAAATTCAGCGGATTAAAGCTCTGCAACCGGATTTAGTCATCACCGGCATGGCCCATGCTAATCCCTTAGAAGCCCAGGGAATTAACACCAAATGGTCAGTGGAATTTACCTTTGCCCAAATCCATGGTTTTACCAATGCTCGGGATATTTTGGAATTGGCTACCCGTCCATTGCGTCGTAACTCCCAACTAGGGGAATTGGGCTGGGATAAGTTGATTGCCAAAGATGTGCCTGCTCAAGTTTAG
- a CDS encoding DUF4278 domain-containing protein encodes MEFTFLVPLSIGLMVGYKAWGSRHDIAHLAVIFAVVNLLASLFLAPWEVKVILLIITALVVGPLWQSFDSKNNLQNIPTSDNKETELHYRGISYESPKSTVPIEKTQKISKCYRGIDYESSGTCTPQNNEVKGQVIKYRGVDIKAKKQD; translated from the coding sequence ATGGAATTTACTTTTTTAGTGCCACTAAGTATTGGCTTAATGGTTGGGTATAAAGCCTGGGGCTCTCGCCATGATATTGCCCATCTGGCAGTGATTTTTGCCGTTGTTAACCTACTGGCAAGCTTATTCTTAGCCCCCTGGGAAGTCAAAGTTATTTTGCTAATAATAACGGCCCTCGTGGTTGGCCCTTTATGGCAGAGCTTTGACAGTAAAAATAATCTTCAAAATATCCCAACTAGCGATAATAAAGAGACAGAGCTTCACTACCGTGGCATCAGCTACGAATCGCCCAAATCAACAGTTCCCATCGAGAAAACCCAGAAAATTAGTAAATGTTACCGGGGAATTGACTATGAATCTTCTGGAACATGTACTCCCCAAAATAATGAAGTAAAGGGACAAGTAATTAAATATCGCGGCGTTGATATAAAAGCGAAAAAACAAGACTAA
- a CDS encoding tetratricopeptide repeat protein, which translates to MKADLSNYFCPSLSGRSFLSSSATVWVNIPLALTIALGMNGMLAQTGVTQEVVVLESAMTPEAIFARGVKAGEGGNYAEAVELFSAVLRLSPDSPETHYNRGLAWERLGNVDQAIADYGRSIALDRYYIPPYINRGNLYSQQQDHYAAIEDFTQAITYDPNRHKAYYNRANSYFQLGQYPQAIADYNRVLVLRPDYINAIYNRGLAHFQAGQLDSSRQDLLFSAQAYLNRGDRLGYLEALDQMGELGL; encoded by the coding sequence ATGAAAGCTGATTTAAGCAATTACTTTTGCCCGAGTTTAAGTGGAAGAAGTTTTCTGTCGTCCTCGGCTACCGTATGGGTCAATATTCCTTTGGCCCTGACGATCGCCTTGGGTATGAATGGGATGCTAGCCCAGACCGGAGTAACCCAGGAAGTGGTGGTGTTGGAATCGGCTATGACACCGGAGGCCATTTTTGCCCGGGGGGTCAAAGCTGGGGAAGGGGGCAATTACGCTGAAGCAGTGGAGTTATTTTCCGCCGTGCTCAGGCTGAGTCCAGACTCACCGGAAACCCACTACAATCGTGGCCTGGCTTGGGAGAGACTAGGCAATGTGGACCAGGCGATCGCCGACTATGGCCGCAGCATTGCCCTAGATCGTTATTACATTCCCCCCTATATCAACCGAGGCAACCTCTACAGCCAACAGCAGGACCACTATGCGGCCATTGAGGATTTTACCCAGGCCATCACCTACGATCCCAACCGCCATAAAGCCTACTACAACCGGGCCAATAGTTATTTCCAACTGGGACAATACCCCCAGGCGATCGCCGACTATAATCGGGTGCTGGTGCTCAGACCGGACTACATCAACGCCATTTACAACCGGGGTTTAGCTCACTTCCAAGCCGGACAACTAGACAGTTCTCGTCAAGATCTGCTGTTTTCTGCCCAGGCTTACCTCAACCGTGGCGATCGCCTTGGTTACCTGGAAGCCTTGGATCAAATGGGTGAGTTGGGACTATAA
- the eno gene encoding phosphopyruvate hydratase — protein sequence MLSKVPATIEEIAAREILDSRGRPTIEAEVRLESGAHGIAQVPSGASTGSFEAHELRDGDPKRYDGKGVEKAVRNVTEKIAPVVEGLDAFDQMAVDQAMIDRDGTDNKKELGANAILGVSLATAKAAAAELAIPLYRYLGGPLANVLPVPMMNVINGGAHADNNVDFQEFMIMPVGAETFKEALRWGAEVFAVLGKVLKERKLLSGGVGDEGGYAPNLKSNQQALDILIEAIEQAGYKPGSQIALAMDIAASEFFKNGQYEYDGGSHSPQEFIDYQAKLVSQYPIVSIEDGLHEDDWASWKSLTASLGTKTQLVGDDLMVTNPVRLQKSIDLGVANAILIKLNQIGTLSETLETISLATRHSYRSVISHRSGETEDTTIADLAVATRVGQIKTGSLCRSERVAKYNRLLRIEDELGDRAVYAPKIGLGPKHS from the coding sequence ATGTTAAGTAAAGTCCCCGCCACCATTGAAGAAATCGCCGCCCGGGAAATTTTAGACTCCAGGGGTCGCCCCACCATTGAAGCGGAAGTCCGGCTGGAAAGTGGGGCCCACGGCATTGCCCAGGTGCCCAGTGGTGCTTCCACAGGCAGTTTTGAAGCCCATGAATTGCGGGACGGAGACCCCAAGCGCTATGACGGGAAAGGGGTGGAAAAAGCAGTCCGGAACGTGACGGAAAAAATTGCCCCGGTGGTGGAAGGCCTGGATGCCTTCGATCAAATGGCGGTGGATCAGGCCATGATTGACCGGGATGGAACAGACAATAAAAAAGAATTGGGGGCCAATGCCATTTTGGGGGTTTCCTTAGCCACTGCTAAGGCCGCCGCCGCTGAACTAGCCATTCCCCTTTACCGCTACCTGGGAGGCCCCCTGGCTAACGTACTGCCTGTACCGATGATGAACGTGATTAATGGTGGGGCCCATGCCGACAATAACGTTGATTTTCAGGAATTTATGATCATGCCGGTGGGGGCAGAAACTTTCAAAGAAGCTCTGCGCTGGGGGGCAGAAGTGTTCGCCGTGTTGGGCAAAGTGTTGAAGGAACGGAAACTGCTCTCCGGTGGAGTAGGGGACGAAGGGGGCTATGCTCCTAACCTGAAATCTAACCAGCAAGCGTTGGATATTCTCATCGAGGCGATCGAACAAGCTGGCTACAAACCCGGCAGTCAAATTGCCTTAGCCATGGACATTGCCGCCAGTGAATTTTTCAAAAATGGCCAGTATGAATACGATGGTGGTTCCCATTCTCCCCAGGAATTCATCGACTATCAAGCTAAGCTAGTGAGCCAATATCCCATTGTCTCCATTGAAGACGGTTTGCACGAAGACGATTGGGCAAGTTGGAAGAGCTTAACCGCTTCCCTGGGCACCAAAACCCAATTGGTGGGGGATGACCTGATGGTGACCAACCCTGTACGTCTACAAAAATCCATTGATTTGGGAGTTGCCAACGCTATTTTGATCAAACTCAATCAGATTGGCACCTTGAGTGAAACCTTAGAAACCATTTCCCTGGCTACCCGCCATAGTTACCGTTCCGTTATCTCCCACCGTTCTGGGGAAACGGAAGACACCACGATCGCCGACTTGGCTGTGGCCACCAGGGTGGGACAAATTAAAACCGGTTCCCTTTGTCGTTCTGAGCGGGTTGCTAAATATAACCGTTTACTCCGCATTGAAGACGAACTTGGCGATCGGGCCGTTTATGCTCCTAAAATTGGCCTGGGGCCCAAACATTCTTAG
- a CDS encoding carbonic anhydrase, with product MAKPANLPDFYPCGCCPPTHAFSRRHFLRGLVATGLLAGLPSMDGPADLGNPSQAKALVLSCIDFRFLEYQHSFLGQKGLSQAYDWVALAGASLALTGFPHSAEAETFWDQLALSKQLHNIGRVIIFDHQNCGAYAQVHPLPFGDRQAEENFHASYLHQAGAQIQERYPDLIVELYFVELTGQVNAIASLG from the coding sequence ATGGCTAAACCAGCTAATTTGCCTGATTTTTACCCCTGTGGCTGTTGCCCACCAACCCATGCCTTCTCCCGTCGCCATTTTCTCCGGGGTCTGGTGGCCACCGGTTTGCTGGCTGGCTTACCTTCCATGGACGGCCCCGCTGACCTGGGGAATCCATCTCAAGCCAAAGCGTTGGTGCTCAGTTGCATTGATTTCCGTTTCCTTGAATATCAGCATTCTTTCCTGGGTCAAAAGGGTTTGAGCCAAGCCTATGATTGGGTGGCCTTAGCTGGGGCTTCCCTGGCCCTGACTGGTTTTCCCCACTCCGCCGAGGCAGAAACTTTTTGGGATCAACTAGCCCTTTCCAAACAGTTGCATAACATTGGTAGGGTGATTATTTTTGATCACCAAAATTGTGGAGCCTACGCTCAGGTTCACCCTTTACCCTTTGGCGATCGCCAGGCGGAGGAAAATTTCCATGCCAGTTATTTACACCAAGCTGGGGCACAAATTCAGGAACGCTACCCCGATTTAATCGTGGAATTGTACTTTGTTGAGCTTACGGGACAAGTTAATGCAATTGCCTCTTTGGGTTAG
- a CDS encoding ArsB/NhaD family transporter, producing the protein MAANIPALLSLGVFIGVILLIMSEKIHLTIAAFLGALILVFTHVITLKEGIDYISQSYATLALFFGVMVLVRSFEPTNIFQYLATQMVLLAKGSGKLLVLGVIAITTPICAVLPNATTVMLLAPLIPPLAQEIGVDFVPLLILMVFVANSAGLLTLVGDPATFIVGDAINISFNEYLFKLSFMGVLAIISILAIAPILFRKIWHSRFTHLEDLPHPQINHPKILMAGGIIIALVLIFFVIGENLPVPIPPASVALMGACLALLLAHQSKIDTVHNILRDVDWSTLIFFMSIFVIIGSLEKTGVTASLAQILAVVVGQNIAFGAIVLVFTVGLLSSVVPNIPLVVAMVPLLKQYVVNIGFAGPEILTPDFAGQLPVEVLPLFYAMMFGATLGGNGTLVGASSNIVAAGISEQHGRPISFRRFLHYGLPVMAVQLVVAALFVAWLMLTRQG; encoded by the coding sequence ATGGCGGCCAATATACCTGCTTTGCTTTCCCTTGGGGTTTTTATCGGGGTTATTCTCCTGATTATGTCGGAGAAAATTCACCTAACCATCGCCGCTTTTTTGGGGGCGTTAATTCTAGTTTTCACCCATGTGATTACCCTCAAGGAGGGCATTGATTACATCAGTCAAAGTTATGCCACCCTGGCATTATTTTTTGGGGTGATGGTGTTAGTAAGATCCTTTGAACCCACCAACATTTTTCAGTATTTAGCCACCCAAATGGTATTGCTAGCCAAAGGTAGTGGCAAACTCCTAGTGCTGGGGGTAATTGCCATCACAACTCCCATCTGTGCCGTGTTACCCAATGCCACCACAGTGATGCTTTTGGCTCCCCTAATTCCTCCCTTGGCCCAGGAAATTGGCGTGGATTTTGTCCCATTGCTAATTTTAATGGTCTTTGTGGCCAACAGTGCTGGACTGTTAACGCTGGTGGGAGATCCTGCTACTTTTATCGTTGGGGATGCCATTAATATCAGTTTTAATGAGTACCTATTCAAACTGAGTTTTATGGGAGTTCTGGCCATTATTAGTATTTTGGCGATCGCCCCTATACTATTTCGTAAGATTTGGCACAGTCGGTTTACCCATTTAGAAGATCTTCCCCATCCCCAAATTAATCATCCCAAAATCTTGATGGCCGGGGGAATTATTATTGCCTTGGTGCTGATTTTTTTCGTTATTGGTGAAAACTTACCTGTTCCCATTCCCCCCGCTTCGGTGGCCCTAATGGGGGCCTGCCTCGCCTTACTTCTTGCCCACCAAAGCAAAATTGACACTGTACATAATATTTTACGGGACGTGGATTGGAGCACCCTGATATTTTTCATGTCTATTTTTGTGATTATTGGCTCTTTGGAAAAAACCGGAGTAACCGCCTCCCTTGCCCAAATTTTAGCGGTGGTAGTGGGGCAAAATATTGCTTTTGGGGCGATCGTTTTAGTATTTACAGTGGGATTGTTATCCAGTGTGGTGCCCAATATTCCCTTGGTAGTGGCCATGGTTCCCCTGCTCAAACAATATGTGGTTAATATTGGTTTTGCCGGCCCGGAAATATTGACCCCGGACTTTGCTGGACAATTACCGGTGGAAGTATTGCCTTTGTTTTACGCCATGATGTTTGGCGCTACCCTAGGAGGCAATGGCACTTTGGTGGGGGCTTCCTCCAATATTGTGGCGGCAGGCATTTCTGAACAACATGGGCGACCGATTTCCTTTCGCCGTTTTTTACACTATGGTTTGCCGGTGATGGCGGTGCAGTTGGTGGTGGCGGCTTTATTTGTGGCTTGGTTGATGCTCACCCGACAGGGTTAA
- a CDS encoding DUF6737 family protein yields the protein MNNPENYDVWSEKPRWCQPWTILLTGSVIITTSWLLFHQWWLSLPVAGVIALWWWYFLLAYPRLVRQAIAMEQSQPSTSQANSD from the coding sequence ATGAATAATCCTGAAAATTACGACGTTTGGTCAGAAAAGCCCCGTTGGTGTCAGCCTTGGACAATTTTACTCACTGGGTCAGTGATTATTACCACCAGTTGGTTACTGTTCCATCAATGGTGGTTGTCTTTACCTGTGGCCGGCGTCATTGCTCTCTGGTGGTGGTACTTTCTCCTCGCCTATCCCCGTTTAGTGCGTCAGGCGATCGCCATGGAGCAAAGTCAGCCATCCACCTCCCAAGCAAATTCCGATTAA
- a CDS encoding DNA adenine methylase: protein MKEAGAKPKKSADQGDKIKSPLRYPGGKSKALKQILPHIPPQIKEYREPFIGGGSVFLAIKQIFGDNINKYWVNDLNFDLYCFWQGAQDGITELTDAVREVKNQQTDGRKLFARLTEDGLELDKFGRAVRFFVLNRITFSGTVESGGYSQQAFEKRFTDSSIVRLRDLGTMLTNVAITNLDYQQLINSPGEEVFIFLDPPYLSATKSKLYGKKGDLHTSFDHQRFAETMKSCPHKWLITYDDSEEIRKLFSFAQIIEWDLQYGMNNYKQEKASIGKELMIKNY from the coding sequence ATGAAGGAGGCGGGGGCGAAACCAAAAAAATCTGCCGATCAAGGGGACAAAATCAAGAGTCCCCTCCGTTATCCAGGGGGCAAATCCAAAGCACTGAAGCAGATTTTGCCCCATATTCCCCCTCAGATCAAAGAGTATCGGGAGCCCTTTATTGGTGGGGGATCGGTATTTTTAGCTATTAAACAAATTTTTGGCGATAACATTAATAAATATTGGGTTAATGACTTAAATTTTGACTTATATTGTTTTTGGCAAGGGGCTCAGGATGGCATTACCGAGCTCACGGATGCAGTTAGAGAAGTCAAAAATCAACAAACCGATGGTAGAAAGCTGTTTGCTCGATTAACTGAAGATGGGCTGGAATTGGACAAATTTGGGCGGGCAGTGCGTTTTTTTGTGCTGAATCGTATCACCTTCTCCGGCACAGTGGAATCCGGTGGCTATTCCCAACAGGCGTTTGAGAAACGTTTCACCGATTCTTCCATTGTCAGATTGAGAGATTTAGGCACAATGCTCACAAATGTGGCCATTACCAATCTGGATTATCAGCAATTAATTAATTCGCCGGGGGAAGAAGTATTTATTTTTCTCGATCCGCCCTACCTGAGCGCAACTAAATCGAAACTCTATGGCAAAAAAGGAGATTTACATACCTCTTTTGATCATCAAAGATTTGCTGAAACAATGAAAAGCTGTCCCCATAAATGGTTAATTACCTACGATGATTCTGAGGAAATTAGAAAATTATTTAGTTTTGCTCAAATCATTGAATGGGATTTACAATATGGAATGAACAATTACAAACAAGAAAAAGCTTCCATAGGGAAAGAATTAATGATTAAAAATTATTAG
- the accA gene encoding acetyl-CoA carboxylase carboxyl transferase subunit alpha produces the protein MSKSERRVFLLDFEKPLYELEEKINQIRELAQEKNVDVSEQLSQLENRAEQLRQEIFSNLNPSQRLQLARHPRRPSTLDYIQAIADDWFEMHGDRGGYDDPALVGGVARLGTRPVVIMGHQKGRDTKDNVARNFGMAAPNGYRKALRLMEHADRFGMPIITFIDTPGAWAGIDAEKLGQGEAIAVNLREMFRLDVPILCTVIGEGGSGGALGIGVGDRVLMLENAVYTVATPEACAAILWKDAKKSDKAAIALKITAEDLAKLQIIDGIIPEPKGAAHADPLGAAAKLKEALLFHLNTLAQLTAQERKQLRYDKFRHLGQFLETAV, from the coding sequence ATGAGTAAAAGTGAGCGTCGTGTTTTTCTGCTGGATTTTGAGAAGCCCCTCTATGAGCTAGAGGAAAAAATTAATCAAATCCGGGAACTAGCCCAAGAAAAAAATGTGGACGTGTCCGAACAGCTCAGCCAACTAGAAAATCGGGCTGAACAGTTGCGCCAGGAAATTTTTAGCAATCTCAATCCTTCCCAGCGGTTGCAGTTGGCCCGCCATCCCCGCCGTCCTAGCACGTTGGACTATATCCAAGCCATTGCGGATGATTGGTTTGAAATGCATGGCGATCGGGGGGGGTACGATGATCCGGCTTTGGTGGGGGGAGTAGCCCGGTTGGGGACTCGGCCTGTGGTGATTATGGGCCATCAAAAGGGCAGAGATACCAAGGATAATGTGGCCCGTAATTTTGGCATGGCGGCCCCCAATGGGTACCGTAAGGCACTGCGGCTGATGGAACACGCTGACCGTTTTGGTATGCCCATTATTACTTTTATTGATACCCCTGGAGCTTGGGCTGGCATTGACGCGGAAAAGTTGGGGCAAGGGGAGGCGATCGCCGTTAATTTACGGGAAATGTTCCGCCTAGATGTGCCCATTCTCTGTACCGTGATCGGGGAGGGGGGATCCGGCGGTGCGTTGGGGATTGGCGTTGGCGATCGGGTACTGATGCTGGAAAATGCAGTTTACACGGTGGCTACTCCAGAGGCCTGTGCTGCCATTCTCTGGAAGGATGCGAAAAAATCGGATAAAGCGGCGATCGCCCTAAAAATTACCGCTGAAGATTTAGCCAAGTTACAAATTATTGATGGCATCATTCCCGAACCGAAGGGGGCCGCCCACGCCGATCCATTGGGAGCCGCCGCCAAGTTGAAGGAAGCTTTATTGTTCCATCTCAACACCTTGGCCCAATTGACTGCCCAAGAACGGAAACAGTTACGGTACGACAAATTCCGGCACCTAGGTCAATTTTTGGAAACAGCAGTATAG
- a CDS encoding DUF4327 family protein has product MVISSPLHQDTVFSLEVIRSTASELVRQNRLDRQQPIYTLCQFIPARQWLAVERELEMHDYLLRDHIIDLMNCEAWDFQDTDGYGCA; this is encoded by the coding sequence ATGGTTATTTCCTCGCCGCTCCATCAAGACACAGTTTTTTCCCTCGAAGTTATTCGCTCCACTGCCAGTGAACTGGTGCGCCAAAACCGCCTCGATCGCCAGCAGCCTATCTATACTCTTTGCCAATTCATCCCAGCTCGGCAATGGTTAGCAGTGGAAAGGGAATTGGAAATGCACGATTACCTTTTGCGGGACCACATCATTGACCTGATGAATTGCGAAGCTTGGGATTTCCAAGATACAGACGGTTACGGTTGTGCCTAA
- a CDS encoding NYN domain-containing protein: protein MSIHSGIPFRRDRLSIFVDGNNMFYAQQKNGWFFDPRRVLSFFTEDPSVKLVNAFWYTGLKDTQDQRGFRDALISLGYTVRTKILKEYYDDISGKYSQKANLDIEIVVDMFNTVDQYDRVVLFSGDGDFERAIELLRSKSTHITVVSTEGMIARELRNATDRYIDLNDIRPAIEKQDFYSTEQTA from the coding sequence ATGTCAATTCATAGTGGTATTCCTTTCCGCAGGGATCGTTTGTCTATCTTTGTGGATGGGAATAATATGTTTTATGCACAGCAGAAAAATGGCTGGTTTTTTGACCCGAGAAGAGTATTATCTTTTTTCACTGAAGATCCATCTGTAAAACTCGTCAACGCTTTTTGGTACACTGGTCTGAAAGATACCCAAGACCAAAGGGGTTTTCGGGATGCCCTAATTAGTTTAGGGTACACCGTCAGAACTAAAATTCTTAAGGAATATTACGACGACATTTCCGGTAAATACTCCCAAAAAGCTAATTTAGACATTGAAATTGTCGTAGATATGTTTAACACCGTTGATCAATATGATCGGGTTGTTTTATTCAGTGGCGACGGAGATTTTGAACGGGCGATCGAGCTATTAAGATCAAAAAGTACCCACATCACCGTAGTTTCCACCGAAGGCATGATTGCCAGGGAATTACGAAATGCCACCGATCGTTATATTGATCTCAATGACATCAGACCAGCCATTGAAAAACAGGATTTTTATAGCACTGAACAAACTGCTTAG
- a CDS encoding type II toxin-antitoxin system HicB family antitoxin — protein sequence MNKQEFYVLIERDEDGIYIGEVPQLKACYSQGETIDELMQNIREVIELCLEEIELESISEFIGIQKVVV from the coding sequence ATGAACAAGCAAGAATTTTATGTTCTTATTGAAAGGGATGAAGATGGTATTTACATAGGTGAAGTCCCACAACTTAAAGCTTGCTACAGTCAGGGGGAGACCATTGATGAGTTGATGCAAAATATTCGTGAAGTCATCGAATTATGTCTTGAAGAGATTGAATTGGAATCTATTTCTGAGTTTATCGGCATCCAAAAAGTGGTGGTCTGA
- a CDS encoding type II toxin-antitoxin system HicA family toxin, producing MAKLPTVTSTQLIVVLQKLGFKFIRQKGSHLRLKDQDN from the coding sequence ATGGCAAAGCTTCCTACTGTAACAAGTACTCAGCTCATAGTCGTACTTCAAAAACTTGGTTTTAAATTTATTAGACAAAAAGGGAGTCACCTTCGTCTAAAAGATCAAGATAATTGA